From the Octadecabacter antarcticus 307 genome, one window contains:
- a CDS encoding CTP synthase, translating to MARYVFITGGVVSSLGKGLASAALGALLQARGFSVRLRKLDPYLNVDPGTMSPFEHGEVFVTDDGAETDLDLGHYERFTGVPARNTDSISSGRVYSNVLEKERRGDYLGKTIQVVPHVTNEIKDFLHIGEDEVDFMLCEIGGTVGDIEGLPFFEAIRQFSHDKPRGQCIFMHLTLLPYLAASGELKTKPTQHSVKELQSIGIAPDILVCRSEHPIPEKEREKIALFCNVRKDSVVAAYDLKSIYEAPLAYHKQGLDQAVLDAFNISPAPKPDLQIWNDVYDRIHTTDGEVNIAIVGKYTQLEDAYKSFKEALTHGGMANRVKVNVSWVDAEVFDSQDAAPYLEGFHAVLVPGGFGERGTEGKIKAAEFARTRKIPYFGICLGMQMAVIEAARNVVGMADAGSEEFDYEAGKKRFEPVVYHLKEWVQGNAKIKRKTDDNKGGTMRLGSYDATLTAGSKVAEIYGSLTIEERHRHRYEVDTKYRAQLEEAGLCFSGMSPDGKLPEIVEWTGHPWFIGVQFHPELKSKPFAPHPLFADFVRAAVESSRLV from the coding sequence ATGGCGCGTTACGTATTTATCACAGGCGGTGTGGTGTCTTCGCTGGGCAAGGGACTCGCGTCCGCGGCGCTGGGTGCGTTGTTACAAGCGCGCGGATTTTCCGTGCGCTTGCGCAAGTTAGACCCCTACCTGAACGTTGATCCCGGCACGATGTCACCCTTTGAACATGGCGAAGTGTTTGTCACCGATGACGGTGCCGAAACCGATTTGGACCTTGGCCATTACGAACGCTTCACGGGCGTGCCAGCGCGAAATACGGATTCCATTTCTTCAGGACGGGTTTATTCCAACGTGCTGGAAAAAGAACGCCGCGGCGATTACTTGGGCAAAACCATTCAGGTGGTCCCCCATGTCACCAACGAAATCAAAGACTTCCTACATATCGGCGAAGACGAAGTTGATTTCATGCTGTGCGAAATCGGTGGTACTGTGGGCGACATCGAAGGTCTGCCGTTTTTTGAGGCGATCCGCCAATTCAGCCATGACAAACCGCGCGGGCAATGCATTTTCATGCACCTGACGTTGCTGCCCTACCTTGCAGCGTCCGGTGAATTGAAGACCAAACCGACGCAACACTCGGTGAAAGAATTGCAATCCATCGGCATCGCGCCAGACATTCTGGTTTGCCGATCCGAACACCCGATTCCCGAGAAAGAACGCGAAAAGATTGCGCTGTTTTGTAACGTGCGCAAAGACTCTGTCGTCGCGGCCTATGATCTGAAATCGATCTATGAAGCACCGCTCGCCTATCACAAACAGGGTCTGGATCAGGCTGTGCTGGATGCGTTCAATATCTCACCCGCACCCAAGCCCGATTTGCAGATTTGGAACGACGTTTACGACCGCATTCACACCACCGACGGCGAAGTGAACATCGCGATTGTCGGCAAATACACCCAGTTGGAAGACGCCTATAAATCGTTCAAAGAGGCCCTGACACATGGCGGCATGGCCAACCGCGTTAAAGTCAACGTATCATGGGTCGACGCCGAAGTGTTCGACAGCCAAGACGCCGCCCCCTACCTTGAAGGGTTCCACGCGGTCCTTGTGCCCGGTGGATTTGGCGAACGCGGCACCGAAGGTAAAATCAAAGCAGCCGAGTTCGCCCGAACCCGCAAAATTCCGTATTTTGGCATCTGTCTGGGCATGCAAATGGCGGTCATCGAAGCCGCGCGCAACGTCGTGGGAATGGCTGACGCAGGATCGGAAGAATTCGACTACGAAGCTGGCAAAAAGCGGTTTGAACCTGTCGTCTATCACCTGAAAGAATGGGTGCAGGGCAATGCCAAGATTAAACGCAAGACCGATGACAACAAAGGCGGAACCATGCGCCTTGGGTCTTATGACGCGACGCTGACCGCCGGGTCGAAGGTCGCAGAAATCTATGGCAGCCTGACGATCGAAGAACGCCACCGTCACCGCTATGAGGTCGACACGAAATACCGCGCCCAACTCGAAGAGGCGGGCCTGTGTTTTTCGGGAATGTCACCGGACGGCAAACTGCCAGAGATCGTTGAATGGACAGGTCATCCGTGGTTCATCGGTGTGCAATTCCACCCCGAATTGAAATCCAAGCCCTTTGCGCCGCATCCCCTGTTTGCAGATTTTGTCCGCGCGGCTGTGGAATCTTCCCGATTGGTTTAA
- the secG gene encoding preprotein translocase subunit SecG produces the protein MENVVLVVHLLLALTLIGVVLLQRSEGGGLGIGGGGGGGAMSSRSAATALGKVTWVLAVAFICTSLALTILSAQKASDASVVGGDALLPSSEQSSDAPSGAGSLLPPVVTPSSDEPLVPDAD, from the coding sequence ATGGAAAATGTTGTTCTTGTCGTTCACCTACTGCTCGCGCTGACTTTGATCGGTGTGGTTTTGCTGCAGCGTTCTGAAGGTGGCGGGCTTGGAATTGGCGGCGGCGGTGGCGGTGGCGCGATGTCCAGCCGCTCTGCTGCAACGGCCCTTGGCAAAGTGACTTGGGTTCTGGCGGTCGCATTTATCTGTACTTCATTGGCGCTGACGATCCTGTCCGCACAAAAGGCCAGCGATGCATCCGTGGTCGGCGGCGATGCTCTGCTGCCAAGCTCTGAACAATCGTCAGATGCGCCAAGTGGGGCCGGAAGCCTGTTGCCCCCAGTAGTGACACCCTCCAGCGACGAACCACTGGTTCCTGACGCCGACTAG
- a CDS encoding DUF6524 family protein, producing the protein MAGFLLRWIFAFILLAATYNPTDWTYSRWVMTSGADNLSIAVLVGLLLIVGYIIYVRATLRSIGVVGMMLVAAVTGAMLWVAYDLGWMSFENPTANTWVALVVLSFVLGIGLSWSHVRRRLSGQADMDDVDD; encoded by the coding sequence ATGGCTGGTTTTCTACTGCGCTGGATCTTTGCATTTATCTTGCTGGCGGCGACCTACAACCCGACGGACTGGACCTATTCGCGTTGGGTCATGACATCGGGCGCTGACAATCTATCGATTGCGGTGCTGGTTGGACTGTTGCTGATCGTTGGCTACATCATTTACGTGCGCGCTACCCTGCGCTCAATTGGTGTTGTGGGGATGATGCTGGTGGCTGCGGTGACAGGGGCCATGCTTTGGGTCGCCTATGATCTGGGCTGGATGAGCTTTGAAAACCCGACCGCCAACACATGGGTTGCCTTGGTGGTTTTGTCCTTTGTGCTTGGCATCGGGCTAAGCTGGTCGCACGTGCGTCGTCGCCTTTCAGGGCAAGCCGACATGGATGATGTGGACGACTGA
- a CDS encoding adenylosuccinate synthase yields MANVVVVGAQWGDEGKGKIVDWLSERADVIARFQGGHNAGHTLVIDGKVYKLHALPSGVVRGGKLSVIGNGVVLDPWHLMKEIATVRAQGVEISPETLMIAENTPLILPMHGELDRAREEVASKGTKIGTTGRGIGPCYEDKVGRRAIRVADLADPATLEARVDRALQHHDPLRKGLGIKAVDRDQLIADLQAISAEILPFAAPVWKVLNEKRKAGKRILFEGAQGALLDIDFGTYPFVTSSNVIAGQAATGVGVGPTAIDFVLGIVKAYTTRVGEGPFPTELEDADGQMLGERGHEFGTTTGRKRRCGWFDACLLRQTCATSGVSGIALTKLDVLDGFETLKICVAYDLDGERLDYLPTAADQQARCTPIYEEMKGWSDSTEGARSWADLPAEAIKYVRRVEELIDCPVALLSTSPEREDTILVTDPFAD; encoded by the coding sequence ATGGCGAATGTAGTGGTTGTCGGCGCACAGTGGGGCGACGAAGGCAAAGGCAAGATTGTCGATTGGCTGTCAGAACGCGCCGACGTGATTGCGCGATTCCAAGGTGGGCATAACGCTGGCCACACGTTGGTGATCGACGGTAAGGTTTACAAATTACACGCGCTGCCATCCGGCGTTGTGCGTGGTGGCAAGTTGTCGGTCATCGGCAACGGGGTCGTGCTCGACCCTTGGCACCTGATGAAAGAGATCGCGACTGTGCGCGCACAGGGCGTTGAGATTAGCCCCGAAACGCTGATGATCGCCGAAAACACGCCGCTAATCCTGCCAATGCACGGCGAACTTGACCGTGCCCGCGAAGAAGTCGCAAGCAAGGGCACCAAGATTGGCACCACCGGGCGCGGTATTGGTCCTTGTTATGAAGACAAAGTCGGTCGTCGCGCCATTCGCGTGGCTGATCTGGCTGATCCCGCCACGCTTGAGGCGCGCGTGGACCGTGCGTTGCAACACCACGATCCGCTGCGCAAAGGTCTGGGCATCAAAGCCGTGGATCGCGATCAGCTGATTGCTGATTTGCAGGCGATTTCGGCCGAAATTTTGCCGTTCGCCGCCCCCGTCTGGAAAGTGCTGAACGAAAAGCGCAAAGCAGGTAAACGGATTTTGTTTGAAGGGGCGCAGGGTGCGCTGCTGGACATTGATTTCGGAACTTATCCGTTTGTGACATCGTCAAATGTGATCGCGGGGCAGGCGGCAACGGGTGTTGGCGTTGGACCGACTGCGATTGATTTCGTGCTGGGCATCGTCAAAGCCTACACCACGCGGGTCGGTGAAGGTCCGTTTCCAACAGAGCTCGAGGATGCAGACGGCCAGATGTTGGGCGAACGTGGCCATGAATTTGGCACCACGACAGGGCGAAAACGCCGCTGCGGGTGGTTTGATGCCTGCCTGTTGCGCCAGACTTGTGCGACATCGGGCGTGTCAGGTATCGCGCTGACGAAGTTGGATGTTCTGGACGGGTTCGAGACGTTGAAGATTTGTGTCGCCTACGATCTGGACGGCGAACGTTTGGATTATCTGCCGACGGCTGCCGATCAACAGGCCCGTTGCACGCCGATCTACGAGGAAATGAAAGGCTGGTCCGACAGCACCGAAGGCGCGCGATCCTGGGCGGATTTGCCTGCCGAGGCGATCAAATATGTGCGCCGCGTAGAAGAATTGATCGACTGCCCCGTCGCGCTATTATCTACGTCACCGGAACGCGAAGACACGATCCTCGTGACGGACCCGTTCGCCGATTAG
- a CDS encoding DUF2842 domain-containing protein, with protein MALSLKARKRWSLVILLVGLPIYVVIAVSTMNWLYPDPVARAPIWLELAIYVGLGVLWAVPLKFIFMGVGQPDPDA; from the coding sequence ATGGCCCTTTCCCTCAAAGCCCGAAAACGCTGGTCTTTGGTTATCTTATTGGTGGGACTGCCGATCTATGTGGTGATCGCCGTGAGCACGATGAACTGGCTTTACCCCGACCCAGTGGCACGCGCGCCGATCTGGCTCGAATTGGCCATATATGTTGGCCTTGGAGTGCTGTGGGCGGTGCCATTAAAATTTATTTTTATGGGTGTTGGACAGCCTGATCCGGACGCGTAA
- a CDS encoding thiamine diphosphokinase has product MNQTIVSSATPITLIGGADPAADILTVALKWGETVVCADGGANHALWAGLSPVAVIGDMDSISDTARDAYSDVLHPIKEQDSTDFDKSLRSIACPLILGAGFSGARLDHELGSMTVLVRHPDRRCILIGDETITLLCPPQITLNLPKGSAVSLYPMADVGCESAGLRWSTTGLRFAPDNRIATLNKVDGTVTLRPDAPKMLLILPRAALDITVPAVLQDDAIWPARAQ; this is encoded by the coding sequence GTGAACCAGACGATTGTTTCAAGTGCGACACCAATCACATTGATCGGTGGGGCAGACCCTGCAGCAGATATTCTTACTGTCGCGTTAAAATGGGGCGAAACGGTGGTCTGCGCCGATGGTGGAGCCAATCACGCGCTGTGGGCCGGATTGAGCCCTGTTGCGGTGATCGGCGACATGGATTCCATATCGGATACGGCGCGGGATGCCTACAGCGATGTTTTGCACCCGATCAAAGAACAAGACAGTACCGATTTTGACAAGTCGTTGCGCAGCATTGCGTGTCCTTTGATACTGGGTGCTGGTTTTAGTGGTGCGCGGCTTGATCACGAATTGGGATCGATGACAGTGTTGGTGCGCCACCCTGATCGGCGCTGCATTTTGATCGGCGATGAGACAATCACCTTGCTATGCCCGCCACAGATCACGCTTAATTTGCCAAAAGGCAGCGCTGTGTCGCTTTATCCTATGGCAGACGTGGGGTGCGAAAGTGCCGGATTGCGCTGGTCGACCACTGGATTGCGATTTGCGCCGGACAATCGAATCGCGACGTTGAACAAAGTGGATGGCACGGTAACGCTGCGCCCTGATGCGCCAAAGATGCTGTTGATCCTGCCCCGTGCAGCGCTGGATATTACTGTGCCGGCAGTGTTGCAGGACGACGCGATATGGCCCGCTCGCGCGCAATAA
- a CDS encoding DMT family transporter produces MIDRPFLGILLMLGFCVLAPLGDAMAKVLGDDLSVGFLVLVRFAVQAGLLLPLVWLLKYPMPKGARLIRLTAIRTVLHIAGITLMFSSLQYLELADAIAIAFVMPFIMLLLGKVYLNEDVGPHRLAACAVGFVGTLLVVQPNFVQVGPPALLPLGVAVVFALFMLVTRAIAKDVDPIGLQALSGVMAVPVVGLVMIALPNTQLLAIRPIPDSAWLLLVILGCMGTVAHLLMTWSLRFAPSATLAPMQYLEIPIGTVIGYLIFRDLPNGLAAVGICITITAGLYVIARERAISRRPATLPAQ; encoded by the coding sequence ATGATCGACCGTCCCTTCCTTGGTATCCTGCTCATGCTCGGCTTTTGCGTGTTGGCACCGCTTGGAGACGCGATGGCCAAGGTGCTGGGCGACGATTTGTCAGTCGGATTTCTGGTACTGGTGCGTTTCGCAGTCCAGGCTGGCTTGCTGCTCCCGTTGGTCTGGCTCCTGAAATATCCGATGCCAAAGGGTGCGCGTCTCATCCGGCTGACGGCCATTCGCACTGTGCTGCATATCGCGGGCATTACGTTGATGTTTTCATCACTCCAATATCTCGAACTGGCCGACGCGATCGCAATCGCGTTCGTCATGCCGTTTATTATGCTGCTGCTTGGCAAGGTCTACCTGAACGAAGACGTCGGCCCGCACCGGCTTGCGGCCTGTGCTGTCGGGTTTGTTGGTACGTTACTGGTGGTTCAGCCAAATTTCGTACAAGTCGGTCCGCCCGCACTCCTGCCCCTTGGAGTCGCGGTGGTGTTTGCGCTGTTCATGCTGGTCACACGGGCTATTGCCAAAGACGTCGACCCCATCGGATTGCAGGCCCTGTCCGGTGTCATGGCCGTGCCTGTCGTTGGGCTGGTGATGATCGCATTGCCAAACACACAACTTTTGGCGATCAGGCCGATCCCTGACAGCGCTTGGCTACTCCTCGTTATTCTTGGGTGCATGGGGACAGTCGCTCATCTGCTGATGACGTGGTCGCTGCGGTTCGCACCGTCTGCCACCCTCGCACCGATGCAATACCTCGAAATTCCGATTGGCACCGTGATCGGATATTTAATCTTTCGCGACCTGCCCAATGGATTGGCCGCCGTGGGCATTTGCATCACGATTACCGCAGGGCTTTATGTTATTGCGCGCGAGCGGGCCATATCGCGTCGTCCTGCAACACTGCCGGCACAGTAA
- a CDS encoding DMT family transporter, whose protein sequence is MTTQTTSSDTTPDRIMLGVALMMGFCLTAPLLDVAAKLASDVIPVGQITAARFLVQVGLMLPFCLAMGLSFRFNGRLGLLTVRAILLVLSTFFFISAIRVMPLADALAIVFIEPFIVMLVGKYAFGEDVGPRRIAAAGVGFSGVVLVIQPSFVTFGAVALYPLGTAVCFAGYVLVTRGLRGRLHPVMMQFHTGLIASLMCLPVVWIANGTGVAILDPVWPQGIYWLWLLGVGFFATISHMMMTYGLTLAPSSTLAPMQYLEIPVATVLGLLVFAEFPNTLALAGIVLIMGAGLYMIHRERVTSRITTLPHAPI, encoded by the coding sequence ATGACCACTCAGACCACCTCCTCCGATACAACGCCAGATCGCATCATGCTGGGCGTTGCCCTGATGATGGGCTTTTGCCTGACCGCACCGTTGTTGGACGTTGCAGCCAAGCTTGCGTCGGACGTCATCCCTGTCGGGCAGATCACAGCGGCGCGTTTTTTGGTGCAGGTCGGGTTAATGTTGCCGTTCTGTTTGGCCATGGGATTGTCGTTCAGATTTAACGGTCGGCTGGGATTGCTGACCGTGCGGGCGATCCTTCTGGTGCTGTCGACGTTCTTTTTCATCTCCGCCATTCGGGTCATGCCGTTGGCCGATGCGCTGGCGATTGTGTTTATCGAACCGTTCATCGTCATGCTGGTCGGTAAATATGCCTTTGGCGAAGACGTCGGCCCGCGCCGCATTGCAGCAGCAGGTGTTGGGTTTTCGGGGGTCGTTCTGGTGATCCAGCCGTCATTTGTCACTTTTGGGGCCGTTGCGCTGTACCCGCTTGGCACGGCGGTGTGTTTTGCGGGCTATGTGTTGGTGACGCGCGGTTTGCGCGGGCGGCTGCATCCGGTGATGATGCAGTTTCACACTGGCCTGATTGCGTCGCTGATGTGCCTACCTGTCGTTTGGATCGCAAATGGAACCGGTGTTGCCATACTTGATCCGGTCTGGCCGCAAGGCATCTATTGGCTCTGGCTGCTCGGTGTCGGGTTCTTTGCCACGATCAGCCATATGATGATGACCTACGGTTTGACCCTCGCGCCCTCGTCGACACTGGCACCAATGCAATACCTTGAAATTCCTGTGGCGACGGTGCTGGGCTTACTGGTGTTTGCGGAGTTTCCAAACACACTGGCGCTGGCGGGGATTGTGCTGATCATGGGCGCGGGGCTTTATATGATTCACCGCGAACGGGTCACGTCGCGAATAACGACGCTGCCTCATGCCCCCATCTAG
- a CDS encoding TauD/TfdA family dioxygenase codes for MTHPLPTPFTGAAAWLGRDMTARQTDWLIHLTPAQISGLETAAAHYLSQGRDVGEIAADTFPLPNFAAHLKTLSETLLHGRGFEVLRGLPVSSYTQETAATIFCGIGAHLGRARSQNAAGHILGHVRNIGVDANDPTTRIYQTADRQTFHTDSADVVGLLCLREAQVGGMSLLVSAQTIANRMAAQRPDLLALLFDPIATDRRGEIPDGADPFMRIPVLNWHDGNLTVFYQRQYIESAQRFAGAPRLTDQHIEALDLFDSLANDPDLHLSMQLQPGDMLFVYNHSQLHDRTGFTDWPKSNWPDPNKRRHLLRLWLSMPNDRALPDVFGERYGSIEIGNRGGIITAQTSLNAPLD; via the coding sequence ATGACACATCCCCTCCCCACCCCCTTCACTGGTGCCGCTGCGTGGCTTGGTCGCGACATGACTGCGCGTCAAACCGACTGGCTGATCCACCTAACACCCGCCCAAATCAGCGGACTTGAAACCGCCGCCGCGCACTACCTGTCGCAGGGCCGCGATGTGGGGGAGATCGCGGCGGACACATTCCCGCTGCCAAACTTTGCCGCCCACCTCAAAACCCTGTCAGAAACGCTGCTTCATGGACGCGGGTTTGAGGTTTTGCGCGGCCTTCCTGTCAGCAGTTACACCCAAGAAACCGCCGCCACGATCTTTTGCGGCATCGGCGCACATCTTGGCCGTGCGCGGTCGCAAAACGCCGCCGGACATATTCTTGGCCATGTGCGCAACATCGGCGTTGATGCAAACGATCCGACCACGCGTATCTACCAGACCGCCGACCGCCAGACGTTCCACACCGATAGCGCAGACGTCGTTGGTCTATTGTGTCTGCGTGAGGCGCAGGTTGGTGGTATGTCCCTTCTGGTCAGTGCGCAAACCATCGCCAACCGTATGGCCGCCCAGCGCCCTGACCTGCTAGCGCTATTGTTTGACCCGATTGCGACCGACCGTCGTGGTGAAATTCCCGACGGCGCGGACCCGTTCATGCGGATACCCGTACTGAACTGGCACGATGGCAATTTGACGGTGTTTTATCAGCGCCAATATATTGAAAGCGCCCAACGGTTCGCGGGTGCGCCGCGATTGACGGATCAGCATATCGAAGCGCTTGATCTGTTTGACAGCCTTGCCAACGATCCAGACTTGCACCTGTCCATGCAGCTGCAACCCGGCGATATGCTGTTCGTTTATAACCACAGTCAATTGCACGACCGCACGGGATTCACCGACTGGCCTAAATCTAACTGGCCCGACCCCAACAAACGCCGTCATCTGTTGCGCCTGTGGCTGTCGATGCCAAACGATCGCGCGCTGCCGGACGTGTTTGGTGAACGCTACGGCTCGATTGAGATCGGCAATCGTGGTGGGATCATCACAGCACAAACATCCCTAAACGCGCCGCTGGATTAA